One segment of Sulfobacillus thermosulfidooxidans DSM 9293 DNA contains the following:
- a CDS encoding VOC family protein, producing MDQPQIHRVDHIAVRVSEPEALAQFFTDVLGLERKGTSTRALFPLPGGVTIAVFPIGANQGGIGERTASLIPDHIAIAVDSVSATKQYLEAKGYEFDGDMMIAPGGLCLQFVEV from the coding sequence ATGGATCAGCCACAGATTCACCGCGTAGATCATATTGCTGTTCGCGTTTCGGAACCTGAGGCGCTCGCACAGTTCTTTACCGATGTATTAGGACTTGAGCGGAAAGGCACGTCAACACGGGCTCTATTTCCCCTTCCTGGCGGGGTGACCATCGCAGTTTTTCCAATCGGAGCTAACCAGGGAGGCATTGGCGAACGAACAGCCTCATTAATTCCCGACCATATTGCCATCGCCGTGGATAGCGTGAGCGCAACCAAGCAATATTTGGAGGCAAAAGGGTACGAATTTGATGGGGACATGATGATTGCTCCCGGTGGACTATGCCTCCAATTTGTCGAGGTTTAA
- a CDS encoding DUF3696 domain-containing protein, translating to MHRLTKLYIENFKAFGSGQHIPLAPITLVYGPNSEGKSALLEALLLMAQSLHHPQSLQVLMVNGSLVSLRHFHTLIHQHNLSLPLKLGVFLQLDSESSKDSLQSVLARHDTEVGMVWEFQWDNTHEVILHRKTDIYVGDAVNPLLRIHAPDSPERTVQSSGDHHTGRMHEFIFPPKAHFEPEVPKAWAAEQHGTIPLTMFRLWQSLTERALNKWKPVVEELQRWVNLIHANPTLAAKNLRNLVEHYQGDIYEPFLDDPVAIFELGDPETIKSFAKVLRDSIDILSDPDPVHHLMWWGQYFSLYEAGDPWELRRKNQFLWSPDFSDLWYHFRSAIGTNYDNLPWGGAVLRILLSDWEYRMKMHKSQNESQNEGLWNDGEVLFELMNPKDLVDTLNGAVETIASHISFIGPMRQRFSSIVTNAEEDAVSVGLSGEQTIEILRRHPDKLDELNEALMQMGINYTLRIEPVLDSDLSMLSKVILHDNILDSDVAMDQLGYGISQILPIITEILAVDQKIVLVQQPELHIHPRLQAELGSIFAKGIAHNQYIIETHSENLLLRLRRLIRIGQLSPESISVIYVQKTPDGSQCSAIRLDQQGNFLDPWPSGFFEEGFDELFGGNL from the coding sequence ATGCACCGCTTAACAAAACTGTACATAGAAAACTTCAAGGCTTTCGGATCAGGACAGCACATCCCCCTGGCCCCAATTACCCTCGTATACGGACCCAATAGTGAGGGAAAAAGTGCTTTGCTCGAAGCCTTATTACTGATGGCCCAGTCATTGCACCATCCCCAGTCTTTACAGGTACTGATGGTGAATGGTTCTTTGGTTTCTCTCCGGCACTTCCATACTCTCATTCACCAACACAATCTTTCCTTGCCGCTCAAACTAGGGGTTTTTCTGCAATTAGACAGTGAGAGCTCGAAAGACAGTTTGCAAAGTGTTTTGGCGCGTCATGACACTGAGGTCGGGATGGTGTGGGAATTCCAGTGGGATAACACCCATGAGGTGATTTTGCACCGGAAAACAGATATTTACGTGGGAGACGCGGTCAATCCATTATTACGAATTCATGCACCGGATTCGCCGGAAAGGACCGTGCAGTCTTCGGGCGACCACCATACCGGGCGCATGCACGAATTCATTTTTCCACCGAAGGCGCATTTCGAGCCTGAAGTGCCCAAGGCATGGGCAGCCGAACAACACGGGACCATACCTTTAACAATGTTTCGTCTCTGGCAATCTCTGACGGAACGCGCGTTAAATAAATGGAAACCGGTAGTGGAAGAACTTCAGAGATGGGTCAACCTCATTCATGCTAATCCAACGCTTGCCGCGAAAAATCTTCGGAATCTTGTCGAGCATTACCAGGGCGACATTTATGAGCCATTTTTAGACGATCCGGTCGCGATCTTTGAGTTGGGAGATCCGGAGACAATCAAATCATTTGCGAAAGTTTTAAGGGATAGCATTGATATCTTATCGGATCCCGATCCGGTCCATCATCTCATGTGGTGGGGACAATATTTTTCATTGTACGAAGCCGGGGATCCGTGGGAGTTACGAAGGAAAAATCAATTCTTATGGTCTCCTGATTTCTCAGATCTCTGGTATCACTTCCGATCTGCGATAGGAACGAACTATGACAATCTGCCATGGGGTGGTGCTGTCTTACGAATTTTATTGAGTGATTGGGAATATCGCATGAAAATGCACAAATCCCAAAACGAGTCACAAAACGAGGGGCTTTGGAACGATGGTGAAGTTTTATTTGAGCTTATGAATCCGAAGGATTTGGTTGATACCTTAAATGGCGCGGTAGAAACGATAGCGTCTCACATTTCATTTATCGGTCCAATGCGGCAACGATTTAGCTCAATCGTGACAAATGCCGAAGAGGATGCTGTGAGCGTAGGCTTGTCTGGTGAACAGACCATCGAGATATTACGGCGTCATCCGGACAAATTGGATGAACTCAATGAGGCCTTAATGCAAATGGGGATAAATTATACGCTGCGCATCGAGCCTGTCTTGGATAGTGACCTATCCATGTTATCGAAGGTCATTTTGCACGACAATATTCTTGATAGTGATGTGGCGATGGACCAGTTGGGATACGGGATTAGTCAGATTTTGCCGATTATCACAGAAATATTGGCAGTAGATCAAAAAATTGTTTTGGTCCAACAACCGGAACTGCACATTCACCCTAGGTTACAAGCTGAACTCGGATCCATTTTTGCGAAAGGCATAGCTCATAATCAATATATCATTGAAACGCATAGTGAAAATTTGTTGCTACGTCTGCGCCGTTTGATTCGCATAGGCCAATTGTCCCCCGAAAGCATTTCGGTGATCTATGTACAAAAGACCCCGGATGGAAGTCAATGTTCCGCAATTCGTTTGGATCAACAAGGAAATTTTCTGGATCCCTGGCCGTCAGGATTTTTCGAAGAAGGCTTCGATGAATTGTTTGGTGGAAATTTGTGA
- a CDS encoding NAD(P)/FAD-dependent oxidoreductase — protein sequence MKVVVIGAGPAGLTAAYELALHGIKVVVFEQDPEYVGGISRTVEYANYRFDIGGHRFFSKSQEINNFWVEMLGDDLLKRQRISRIYYNGKFYDYPLRASNAFRNMGLLNTTLCVTDYMKARLSMRKQFLTFEDWVIYHFGRRLYEMFFKTYTEKVWGMKCNEISADWAAQRIKGLNLWNAIKTSVFPNSLKDDEVIKTLINEFYYPKLGPGMLWEKVTKEIKQLGAEVFMGYKVTQIFHKSGLATTVEAKNLDNQVVRLKADKVISTMPLQSLVTALNPAPAFKVIKAAEALRYRDFLTVALIIDSPDLFPDNWIYIHDPSVKVGRIQNFGNWSPYMVPNSHTSCLGLEYFCSEGDSLWMMDNENLLHFAERELRKLGLLQSAKVIDGTVVRVQKAYPVYDDFYENNVQVIVSELARTCTNLQVAGRNGMHRYNNQDHAMMTGLLAARNILGANYDLWAVNGDAIYLEETGEERLVPREINI from the coding sequence ATGAAAGTTGTTGTTATAGGTGCTGGTCCAGCAGGTTTGACCGCTGCTTACGAATTGGCTCTTCACGGCATCAAGGTTGTTGTTTTTGAGCAAGATCCTGAGTATGTTGGAGGTATTTCGAGAACTGTCGAGTATGCTAATTACCGGTTCGACATTGGAGGTCATCGCTTTTTTTCAAAGAGTCAAGAGATTAACAATTTCTGGGTAGAAATGTTAGGTGATGACCTATTGAAACGACAACGAATCTCAAGAATTTATTACAATGGAAAATTTTATGATTATCCACTGAGAGCGAGCAACGCATTTCGCAACATGGGCCTATTAAATACTACTTTATGCGTCACTGACTATATGAAAGCTAGGTTGTCAATGCGAAAACAATTCTTGACATTTGAAGACTGGGTTATCTATCACTTTGGACGTCGATTATATGAGATGTTTTTTAAAACTTACACCGAAAAAGTATGGGGAATGAAGTGTAACGAAATTAGCGCAGACTGGGCAGCCCAACGTATTAAGGGGCTGAATCTATGGAACGCAATAAAAACTTCTGTATTTCCGAATTCGTTGAAGGATGACGAAGTAATAAAAACCTTGATTAACGAATTTTATTATCCCAAACTTGGTCCTGGTATGTTGTGGGAAAAAGTGACAAAGGAGATTAAACAACTTGGGGCAGAAGTTTTTATGGGTTATAAGGTGACTCAGATATTCCATAAATCTGGATTAGCAACAACTGTTGAAGCGAAAAATTTGGATAATCAAGTTGTGCGGTTAAAAGCCGATAAAGTGATATCCACAATGCCATTACAATCATTGGTGACAGCACTAAATCCAGCTCCCGCATTTAAGGTAATTAAGGCTGCTGAAGCGTTAAGATACAGAGATTTTTTGACTGTGGCATTAATCATTGATTCACCAGATCTGTTTCCGGACAATTGGATTTATATCCATGATCCGTCCGTCAAGGTGGGGAGAATTCAAAATTTTGGAAATTGGAGCCCGTATATGGTTCCAAATTCCCACACTTCGTGTCTAGGTTTAGAGTATTTTTGTTCAGAAGGTGACAGCTTATGGATGATGGACAACGAAAATTTGTTGCACTTTGCGGAACGAGAACTACGGAAATTGGGATTATTGCAATCGGCAAAAGTGATTGATGGAACAGTTGTGCGCGTGCAAAAGGCTTATCCAGTCTACGACGACTTTTATGAGAATAATGTTCAAGTTATTGTCAGTGAATTAGCCCGTACGTGCACAAATCTTCAAGTCGCTGGGCGAAACGGCATGCATCGTTACAATAATCAGGATCATGCAATGATGACAGGGTTATTAGCTGCACGAAACATATTGGGAGCTAATTACGATTTGTGGGCGGTAAATGGAGACGCAATATATTTGGAAGAGACAGGAGAAGAACGATTAGTACCAAGGGAGATTAATATATGA
- a CDS encoding GtrA family protein, whose protein sequence is MTKYSIHVNSQITKRLWKYSVTGAISAACAWTSSVLLFHFLSINFIVSQALGFIVGIIVNYPLSRQWTFRNRYPRIVRQFWIFALIAGIGLGINELSLYIFVGMCHWSVPLGMLIGLGVAFIWNFSLNNFITFGLLKD, encoded by the coding sequence ATGACTAAATATAGCATCCATGTTAATTCTCAGATTACGAAAAGATTATGGAAATACAGCGTTACCGGGGCAATATCAGCAGCATGTGCTTGGACAAGTAGTGTGCTGTTGTTTCATTTTCTGTCAATTAATTTTATTGTAAGTCAGGCTCTCGGATTTATTGTTGGAATAATCGTTAATTACCCCCTAAGTCGACAATGGACTTTTAGAAATCGATATCCTCGAATCGTTCGTCAATTTTGGATATTCGCTCTTATAGCGGGTATTGGTCTTGGAATAAATGAATTAAGTCTATACATATTCGTAGGAATGTGCCATTGGAGCGTTCCTTTAGGTATGTTGATTGGTCTCGGTGTTGCATTTATTTGGAACTTTTCATTGAACAATTTTATAACATTTGGGCTATTGAAGGATTAA
- a CDS encoding DEAD/DEAH box helicase yields MEPFVEKDFFDYVGEHYLRYLRTTFPFRDPEIRHSFEKTLAEDTLIKGPFLESLPRFARGISLTELLHEECPAVRWDSGFLQAVTADRPLYQHQEDAIRNALRQRNTIIATGTGSGKTESFLLPILISLYLEFQRETTHIPGVRAIILYPMNALVADQRERLGTIAERLETTQSRFRFSFGQYIGATPDSSEDRFRQPYSAYPFELVTRKQIQETPPDILITNYSMLEYLLLRPQDSALFDNGRAAFWRFLVLDEAHQYRGAEGMEMAMLLRRLKDRLQQGGASEPFTCIATSASLADGPGRAKEVAEFAQTLFNEPFEARDVIFGTERPLVIQPQSASNPGTYQQRLNQFDELPEHPESIIQALVTDSRFDQFVKILSQGPVTTTDLASQIFPDFTGPERQSHFNSFVQLISLAQDHDGPLFPLRYHFFIRALEGVRITFVEPDYRPQLLLTGISEAPGLSFDLAICQSCGQHYLSGRIVEFRWDLAITDPSHVEYAPEYYLPRTSVLSRSDVGTAMNDLIADTTESDRPILWSLCVICGTAGLQAAPECSHETLIVLQQTAIDENSDRLTCLVCGKHQMNIIRDVLHGADGPHAVIATAIHAKLPPSRRKVLAFSDSRHRAAFFAWYLQDSYETIVRRHHLYDALRHSRLDPDDISLEDAWTVYAKYLQDHRLLSEASSYRSRSRRAWIDVMKELLGDEAPPPLAEVGLLRGTVLLPSWCRLEDVFGPLGLSAELANECTQWILTSLVQDHAVEMPSDEIDWDWGQLDEYKPQSVAVFAPHPTQHGISVIDGPKTKRVETLAKILSHSHDPADWQSAKPLAQKLLRQIFVLIERQQRAQHDIEPLLIVTHEGYRVNLKWWRWSLVNIDDVSACSLWICSDCRHISPVYLDGMCSEYRCRGQMRRLVDGDLADNHYTQLYQEDLPSHLRVEEHTAQLERNKALEFQQEFKEGAIHVLSSSTTFELGVDLGDLNIVFLRNVPPENFNYAQRVGRAGRRAGMPGIALTYCGRSPHDLYHFDHPTRMIRGETSVPVIRIGNEVLVFRHWMAVLLSSYFRVPSHQSQFGTIRQLLNDMNHPQFLDSFRSFIQMNQTELRNMFLRIMPKEVHGHANNLWQDEIFSNNGRLVRAVTETVSDWRMARDTEDAARAKRDYHLADWALKRARGIEQENVLTFLSRKVVIPKYGFPVDVVELELITRSTESHDVTLQRDLTYAISEFAPSSQVIANKKVWTSEALKQVPEISLPQFHYRRCMEHGILQRVPKGQTFWQSPCCAQMECFDYIIPVFGFVSYKEPQNPTRRLDRIFSTRPYLVNDINEKDNAILEQDTLDDLPFIVHRVTPGRIVVISEGKRSQGFYICPECGMASTKMVRKPHKTHWGRVCTGKALTPVALGHEFMTDILRIEFPQYHSSSVATAFGVAYAIQYAAAQILDIPMSDINALGDRFNPMSIVLYDNVPGGAGFVTQLEHTDAFMACLKVAMERVNGSCGCDEQSSCYGCLRTYNNQFIHHQLHRGNVYQILREIYQDAGHFQV; encoded by the coding sequence ATGGAACCCTTTGTTGAAAAAGATTTCTTTGATTATGTCGGCGAACATTATCTCCGGTATCTGCGTACGACCTTTCCATTTCGTGATCCAGAAATCCGCCATTCCTTTGAAAAGACTTTGGCAGAAGATACATTGATTAAGGGACCGTTTTTAGAATCATTACCGCGCTTTGCTCGAGGAATAAGTCTAACGGAACTTCTTCACGAAGAATGCCCTGCCGTGCGTTGGGATTCCGGTTTTCTTCAAGCGGTTACTGCCGATAGACCATTGTATCAGCATCAAGAAGATGCGATTCGTAATGCTTTGCGCCAGCGCAACACCATTATTGCAACAGGAACCGGCAGCGGTAAAACAGAATCTTTTTTGTTGCCAATCCTAATCAGTTTATATCTAGAATTTCAACGGGAAACTACGCATATTCCGGGAGTGCGTGCGATAATTCTGTATCCTATGAATGCTCTTGTGGCCGATCAGCGCGAAAGGTTGGGGACGATAGCCGAAAGGCTTGAAACGACGCAATCCCGGTTCCGATTTAGTTTTGGACAATATATTGGCGCTACCCCAGATTCTTCCGAGGACCGTTTTCGGCAACCCTACTCAGCCTATCCGTTTGAGTTGGTTACACGAAAACAAATACAAGAAACGCCACCTGACATCTTGATTACGAATTATTCGATGCTGGAATATTTGCTTTTACGGCCTCAAGATAGTGCATTATTTGACAATGGACGGGCTGCATTTTGGCGGTTTTTGGTGTTAGATGAGGCGCACCAATATCGCGGAGCAGAAGGTATGGAAATGGCTATGCTCCTCCGCCGCTTGAAGGATCGGTTGCAACAAGGTGGGGCGAGTGAACCGTTTACTTGTATAGCTACCAGTGCGAGTTTAGCAGATGGCCCTGGTAGAGCGAAGGAAGTGGCGGAATTCGCGCAAACCTTATTTAACGAACCTTTTGAGGCGCGCGATGTGATATTTGGCACGGAGCGTCCTCTGGTAATCCAACCGCAGTCTGCAAGTAATCCGGGAACCTACCAGCAACGGCTAAACCAGTTCGACGAACTACCAGAACATCCTGAATCCATCATTCAGGCATTAGTAACGGATAGTCGGTTTGATCAGTTTGTAAAAATATTATCTCAGGGGCCCGTGACAACCACTGATTTGGCTTCCCAAATATTCCCAGATTTCACAGGACCCGAACGTCAATCACACTTTAATTCGTTTGTACAATTGATTTCATTAGCTCAGGATCATGATGGACCGTTGTTTCCTTTACGTTATCACTTTTTCATTCGGGCTTTAGAAGGCGTCCGCATAACATTTGTTGAACCTGATTACCGTCCTCAACTATTATTGACCGGCATTAGTGAAGCGCCTGGCTTGAGCTTCGATCTAGCAATTTGTCAAAGCTGTGGCCAACATTATCTGTCTGGGAGGATTGTGGAGTTTCGGTGGGACTTAGCTATTACCGATCCGAGTCATGTGGAATATGCACCCGAATATTATCTACCGCGGACATCGGTTTTGAGCCGAAGCGATGTGGGAACAGCAATGAATGACTTGATAGCGGATACAACTGAGTCAGATCGGCCGATTTTGTGGTCTTTGTGTGTGATTTGTGGAACGGCTGGGCTTCAGGCAGCTCCGGAATGCTCCCATGAAACGCTAATCGTATTGCAACAAACCGCGATAGATGAGAACTCCGATCGTTTGACGTGTTTGGTTTGCGGAAAACACCAAATGAATATTATTCGTGATGTATTGCATGGGGCGGACGGTCCCCACGCCGTAATTGCCACGGCGATTCATGCGAAGTTGCCCCCCTCTCGTCGCAAGGTTCTTGCGTTTAGTGATAGTCGACATAGGGCGGCATTTTTTGCATGGTATTTGCAAGATTCCTACGAGACCATTGTTCGGCGTCATCATTTATATGATGCGCTTCGCCATTCCCGTCTTGATCCCGATGATATCAGTTTAGAAGATGCATGGACGGTTTATGCCAAATATCTACAGGACCATCGGCTTCTGAGTGAAGCGAGTAGTTACCGTTCTAGAAGCCGGCGAGCGTGGATTGATGTGATGAAAGAGTTGCTAGGGGATGAGGCACCACCTCCTTTGGCGGAAGTAGGATTGTTGCGAGGGACGGTCCTATTGCCTTCGTGGTGTCGTCTAGAGGACGTTTTTGGACCGCTGGGCTTATCAGCAGAACTAGCTAACGAATGTACACAATGGATATTAACATCTCTTGTTCAAGATCATGCAGTAGAAATGCCGTCCGACGAGATTGATTGGGACTGGGGCCAGTTGGATGAATATAAACCCCAGTCGGTAGCCGTCTTTGCCCCCCATCCCACTCAGCACGGCATTAGTGTGATTGATGGGCCTAAAACGAAACGAGTAGAAACGTTGGCAAAGATTCTTAGTCACAGTCATGACCCGGCGGACTGGCAGTCTGCTAAACCTTTGGCTCAAAAGTTGTTGCGGCAAATCTTTGTATTGATCGAACGTCAACAGCGTGCACAGCACGATATAGAACCACTTCTCATTGTCACGCATGAAGGATACCGCGTGAATTTAAAATGGTGGCGATGGTCTTTAGTAAATATAGACGATGTTTCAGCTTGTTCGTTGTGGATTTGCTCAGATTGTCGTCACATCAGCCCTGTCTATTTAGATGGCATGTGTTCGGAATATCGATGCCGGGGACAAATGCGTCGATTAGTGGATGGAGATCTTGCCGATAATCATTATACTCAACTCTATCAAGAAGATTTGCCCAGCCATCTGCGCGTAGAAGAACATACAGCGCAACTTGAACGCAACAAGGCACTGGAGTTTCAACAGGAATTTAAAGAGGGTGCAATCCATGTATTATCGAGCTCAACAACTTTTGAGTTGGGCGTAGACTTAGGAGATTTGAATATTGTATTTTTGCGCAATGTACCGCCAGAGAATTTTAATTATGCACAGCGTGTCGGTCGTGCTGGACGACGAGCTGGGATGCCTGGGATTGCGCTAACCTATTGTGGGCGCTCACCTCATGACCTTTATCATTTTGATCATCCCACACGGATGATTCGCGGAGAGACGTCTGTACCTGTAATTCGAATAGGCAATGAGGTCTTGGTTTTTCGGCACTGGATGGCGGTCCTTCTTTCATCGTACTTCCGCGTACCAAGTCACCAATCTCAATTCGGAACGATTCGGCAGTTGCTCAATGATATGAACCATCCCCAGTTTCTTGATTCGTTTCGCAGCTTTATCCAAATGAATCAAACAGAACTTCGGAATATGTTCTTGCGCATCATGCCTAAAGAGGTGCATGGACACGCCAATAATCTTTGGCAAGATGAAATCTTTTCGAACAATGGGCGTTTAGTGCGAGCGGTGACGGAAACTGTGAGCGATTGGCGTATGGCCCGAGATACAGAAGATGCGGCCCGCGCTAAGCGGGACTACCATCTTGCAGATTGGGCCTTGAAACGGGCGCGGGGAATCGAGCAAGAAAACGTGTTAACCTTTCTATCCCGGAAAGTTGTCATTCCAAAGTATGGATTTCCCGTAGACGTGGTTGAATTAGAATTGATAACCCGATCGACTGAATCACATGACGTGACCCTTCAACGGGATTTGACGTATGCGATTTCTGAGTTTGCCCCGTCCTCGCAGGTTATTGCGAATAAAAAGGTGTGGACTTCCGAAGCATTAAAACAGGTACCGGAAATAAGTTTACCCCAATTTCATTATAGGCGATGTATGGAACATGGAATTCTGCAACGGGTTCCAAAAGGTCAAACGTTTTGGCAATCTCCATGTTGTGCTCAAATGGAATGTTTTGACTATATTATTCCTGTATTTGGATTTGTAAGCTATAAAGAACCGCAGAATCCTACACGCCGGTTGGATCGTATCTTTTCCACACGGCCCTATTTAGTTAATGACATTAATGAAAAAGATAATGCGATTCTCGAGCAGGATACTTTGGATGACCTTCCTTTTATCGTCCACAGGGTTACACCGGGACGAATTGTTGTGATTTCTGAAGGAAAGAGAAGTCAAGGTTTTTATATTTGTCCAGAATGTGGCATGGCGAGTACGAAAATGGTCAGAAAACCTCATAAAACGCATTGGGGCAGGGTCTGTACTGGAAAAGCGTTGACTCCAGTCGCGTTAGGACATGAGTTTATGACAGATATTTTACGAATCGAGTTTCCTCAATATCACTCGTCATCTGTGGCCACAGCATTTGGAGTTGCCTATGCGATACAATACGCGGCCGCGCAAATTTTGGATATCCCTATGTCCGATATTAATGCCTTAGGCGATCGCTTTAATCCCATGTCTATTGTTCTTTATGATAATGTTCCGGGAGGTGCCGGGTTTGTGACGCAATTAGAACACACCGATGCGTTCATGGCTTGTCTAAAGGTCGCAATGGAACGGGTAAACGGTTCCTGCGGATGTGATGAACAGTCCAGTTGCTATGGATGCCTAAGAACATACAACAATCAGTTTATCCATCACCAATTGCACCGGGGCAACGTGTACCAGATTCTTCGAGAAATTTATCAAGATGCTGGGCATTTTCAAGTTTAA
- a CDS encoding DUF2079 domain-containing protein, protein MELAKWKINKDISHSSIKNFSSILLVFIIVLFGAFQVFVSVHKYLNLEATTMDLGYAEQTLWEISHGNWWAFSSVFQTPAFAVDGSLWLYPLAYGFRYLGRTYFLFVVQALGTGIAAWGLYRIGNLRGLSRWQSMFVSVTFLLYPAIIGGSQFDFHPDFIALPLIIWAYYYYRAHNPSLYYILLLSAILAKNVVLISIGGWGIGLILWEHRVKDGIIAIFLSIFTLVIEFKWLLPTYFPGANESLVLSLYGYLGHNFWGIITGIFRHFSDVLKHLSHDGVYAFLIFGPVLAFVFLGSASVMAMLSLFIFNAISSFAAQQAINDQYQVILSGWVFLALIEALLRFKPRRNLVIFATFVSTMFLEVMFISVVIVPLMTIHNNYVAQVKQALSQIPMSNVIYTQNHLGLWAYRYPVVGIATDQAPGRLVDTLPTLWDEASKKKNVPTAIIARSPVRPYLANVIYQAIHNGYHITYHQDHLFILKGIRRFSVPNPSPDAWGWEPMNGSWAVPLWTQNVTQGTINWRKYYVEIPRGKPGSIIENLFFIMYPGYYQITLTTFFSSASKESVGCFQVGNHREMLISSGSSSVKFSVRRVEIMPLSILTNGRYGFDISNIFIHYHPLAAH, encoded by the coding sequence TTGGAATTGGCGAAGTGGAAAATAAATAAGGACATATCCCATAGTTCGATAAAAAACTTCTCATCTATTCTTCTTGTCTTTATTATCGTGTTGTTTGGTGCCTTTCAAGTATTCGTGTCGGTACACAAATACTTGAACCTAGAAGCGACCACAATGGACTTGGGATACGCAGAACAAACACTGTGGGAAATTTCTCATGGAAATTGGTGGGCTTTTTCTTCTGTCTTTCAAACACCTGCTTTTGCTGTGGATGGTTCACTTTGGCTTTATCCATTGGCTTACGGTTTTCGCTATTTGGGAAGAACATACTTTTTATTTGTTGTGCAGGCACTCGGAACAGGAATAGCAGCGTGGGGGTTATATCGCATTGGCAATTTACGAGGATTATCAAGATGGCAGTCGATGTTTGTCAGTGTAACATTTTTACTTTATCCAGCGATTATCGGGGGTAGTCAATTTGATTTCCATCCAGATTTTATAGCGTTGCCCTTAATCATATGGGCCTATTATTATTATCGAGCCCATAACCCTAGTCTTTATTACATATTGCTATTGTCGGCAATTTTGGCAAAGAATGTAGTCTTAATTTCTATAGGAGGGTGGGGAATAGGTCTTATCTTATGGGAACACCGGGTAAAGGACGGTATTATCGCTATTTTCCTTAGCATATTCACTTTAGTAATAGAATTTAAATGGCTTCTTCCTACGTATTTTCCTGGAGCTAACGAATCTCTCGTCTTAAGTCTGTATGGATATTTGGGTCATAATTTTTGGGGGATTATTACTGGTATCTTTCGACATTTCTCGGATGTCTTGAAACATCTGTCGCATGATGGCGTTTATGCCTTTTTAATTTTTGGTCCGGTCTTGGCTTTTGTGTTTTTAGGCTCGGCCAGCGTAATGGCAATGCTATCGCTTTTTATTTTCAATGCAATTTCTTCTTTTGCTGCTCAACAAGCTATCAATGATCAATATCAAGTAATTTTATCAGGTTGGGTATTCTTGGCATTAATTGAGGCGCTTTTACGATTTAAACCTCGTCGAAATCTAGTTATTTTTGCTACTTTTGTATCTACAATGTTTCTAGAAGTAATGTTTATTTCGGTGGTTATTGTCCCTCTCATGACTATTCACAATAATTATGTAGCTCAAGTCAAACAAGCTCTTAGCCAAATCCCCATGAGTAATGTCATTTATACGCAAAATCACTTAGGGCTTTGGGCTTATCGGTATCCAGTTGTCGGAATCGCAACCGATCAGGCTCCTGGTCGTCTTGTAGACACGCTACCGACGTTGTGGGACGAGGCAAGTAAAAAAAAGAACGTTCCAACAGCTATCATTGCGCGAAGTCCAGTTCGTCCCTATTTAGCTAATGTTATATATCAAGCTATTCATAATGGATACCATATTACCTATCATCAAGATCATTTGTTTATTTTAAAAGGAATTCGGAGGTTTTCGGTCCCAAATCCCTCTCCTGATGCATGGGGATGGGAACCAATGAATGGCTCGTGGGCTGTTCCCTTGTGGACCCAAAATGTGACACAGGGTACCATTAATTGGCGGAAGTATTATGTTGAGATACCTCGGGGAAAACCTGGATCAATCATAGAAAATCTTTTCTTTATAATGTATCCCGGATACTATCAAATAACGCTAACCACTTTTTTCTCATCTGCATCGAAGGAATCCGTTGGGTGCTTCCAAGTCGGAAACCACAGGGAAATGCTCATATCCTCGGGATCATCGTCAGTTAAGTTTAGTGTTCGGCGTGTGGAAATTATGCCCCTTTCTATTCTCACTAATGGACGTTACGGATTTGATATAAGCAATATTTTTATTCATTATCACCCATTGGCTGCCCATTGA